The following are encoded in a window of Parambassis ranga chromosome 15, fParRan2.1, whole genome shotgun sequence genomic DNA:
- the adka gene encoding adenosine kinase isoform X2 codes for MSAASPNSLFGMGNPLLDISAVVDKDFLDKYTLKPNDQILAEDKHKALFEELVKKFKVEYHAGGATQNSIKIAQWMIQDPHNVGTFFGCIGKDKFGEILKQKAKEAHINAQYYEQEEEPTGTCAACITGDNRSLVANLAAANCYKKDKHLDLEENWELVEKAKVYYIAGFFLTVSLESILKVAKHASENNKLFCLNLSAPFICQFFKDNLMQVMPYVDVLFGNETEAAAFAKEQDFETKDIKEIAKKAQALPKVNTKRQRIVVLTQGKDDTVMALSDKIETFPVLKIDPKDIVDTNGAGDAFVGGFLSELVQEKALDQCVKAAHYAANVIIRRAGCTFPDKPDFN; via the exons ATGTCTGCTGCAAG CCCTAATTCACTCTTTGGGATGGGAAACCCCTTACTGGACATAAGTGCTGTTGTGGACAAAGACTTCTTGGACAA GTACACTCTGAAACCCAATGACCAGATCCTGGctgaggacaaacacaaagcact ATTTGAAGAGCTGGTGAAGAAGTTCAAAGTTGAGTACCACGCTGGAGGAGCCACACAGAACTCCATAAAGATTGCACAG TGGATGATACAAGACCCTCATAACGTGGGCACATTCTTTGGCTGCATTGGCAAAGACAAGTTTGGAGAGATCCTGAAGCAAAAGGCTAAGGAGGCCCACATCAATGCTCAGTACTacgagcaggaggaagagcccACAGGGACATGTGCAGCGTGCATCACTGGTGACAACAG GTCTCTGGTAGCCAACCTAGCTGCTGCTAACTGTTATAAGAAGGATAAACATCTAGACCTGGAAGAGAACTGGGAGCTGGTAGAAAAAGCTAAAGTTTACTATATCGCT GGTTTCTTCCTGACTGTCTCTTTGGAGTCCATCCTAAAAGTGGCAAAGCACGCCTCTGAAAATAACAAGCTGTTTTGCTTGAACCTCTCTGCACCCTTCATCTGCCAGTTCTTCAAGGATAACCTCATGCAAGTGATGCCCTACGTCGACGTGCTGTTCGGCAATGAGACG gaggCAGCAGCTTTTGCTAAAGAGCAAGACTTTGAA ACCAAGGACATTAAGGAAATTGCCAAGAAAGCCCAGGCACTACCCAAAGtcaacacaaagagacagaggatCGTGGTTTTGACTCAGGGGAAGGATGACACTGTTATGGCCCTAA GTGACAAAATTGAGACTTTCCCTGTACTGAAGATCGACCCCAAGGACATTGTGGACACAAACGGTGCAGGGGATGCCTTTGTAGGAG GTTTTCTGTCCGAGCTTGTCCAGGAAAAAGCTTTGGACCAGTGTGTAAAGGCGGCACACTACGCTGCAAATGTCATCATCAGGCGAGCAGGTTGCACCTTCCCAGATAAACCAGACTTCAACTGA
- the ap3m1 gene encoding AP-3 complex subunit mu-1, whose protein sequence is MIHSLFLINHSGDIFLEKHWKSVISRSVCDYFFEAKEKAVDPENVPPVLQTPHHYLITVYRGKLFFLSVIQTEVPPLFVIEFLHRVADTFQDYFGECSEGVIKDNVVTVYELLEEMLDNGFPLATESNVLKEMIRPPTILRSVVNTLTGGSNVGDMLPTGQLSNIPWRRAGVKYTNNEAYFDVIEEIDAILDKSGTTVFAEIQGAIEACVRLSGMPDLTLSFMNPRLLDDVSFHPCVRFKRWESERVLSFIPPDGNFTLMTYHVSSQNLVAIPVYVKQNISFFETGSCGRLEITIGPKQTMGKTVEGLMVTIHMPKAVLSVNLTATQGNYTYDLATKVLVWDIGKLNPQKLPNLRGSLSMPSGVPKPEENPSLNIDLKIQQLAISGVKVSRLDMYGEKYKPFKGVKYVTKAGKFQVRT, encoded by the exons ATGATCCACAGCCTGTTCTTGATTAATCACTCGGGAGACATCTTCCTGGAGAAACACTGGAAGAGTGTTATCAGCCGGAGTGTGTGTGACTATTTTTTCGAGGCAAAGGAGAAGGCAGTGGACCCAGAGAATGTGCCACCTGTGCTGCAGACTCCTCATCACTATCTCATCACCGTGTACAGGGGCaagctcttcttcctctctgtcatccAGACGGAAGTCCCTCCACTCTTTGTTATTGAGTTCCTGCACAGAGTGGCAGACACATTTCAG GACTACTTTGGAGAATGCTCAGAGGGAGTGATCAAGGACAATGTGGTGACTGTTTATGAGCTGTTGGAGGAGATGCTGGACAACGGGTTTCCGCTAGCAACGGAGTCAAACGTCCTAAAAGAGATGATTAGGCCTCCCACCATCCTGCGATCAGTTGTCAATACGCTCACTG GAGGTAGTAACGTTGGAGATATGCTGCCCACAGGTCAACTGTCTAATATCCCATGGAGACGGGCTGGTGTTAAATACACCAATAATGAGGCTTATTTTGACGTGATAGAGGAAATCGATGCCATTCTGGACAAATCAG GCACAACAGTATTTGCAGAGATTCAGGGTGCAATTGAAGCCTGTGTAAGGCTCAGTGGGATGCCTGACCTGACTTTGTCTTTCATG AATCCTCGTCTCCTCGATGATGTGAGCTTCCACCCTTGTGTGAGATTTAAGCGCTGGGAGTCAGAGCGTGTCCTGTCTTTCATCCCACCAGATGGAAACTTCACACTCATGACATATCATGTCAGCTCTCAAAA tCTTGTAGCCATCCCTGTGTACGTCAAGCAGAACATCAGTTTCTTTGAGACGGGCTCTTGTGGTCGTTTGGAAATCACCATTGGACCCAAACAGACCATGGGGAAGACAGTGGAAGGACTCATGGTCACTATCCACATGCCTAAAGCTGTGCTAAGTGTCAACCTCACAGCCACACAGGGAAACTACACCTACGACCTCGCTACCAAG GTATTGGTGTGGGACATTGGGAAACTTAACCCCCAAAAACTTCCCAACCTGCGAGGCAGTCTGAGTATGCCGTCAGGAGTCCCTAAACCTGAAGAGAACCCCTCACTCAACATTGACCTGAAGATACAGCAGTTGGCCATATCAG GTGTCAAAGTGAGTCGTCTTGACATGTATGGGGAGAAGTACAAGCCATTTAAAGGGGTCAAATATGTGACTAAAGCAGGAAAATTCCAAGTGCGAACCTGA
- the adka gene encoding adenosine kinase isoform X1 → MASEEPKAKKAKLSEEEKTESPTKEAPAKLSPNSLFGMGNPLLDISAVVDKDFLDKYTLKPNDQILAEDKHKALFEELVKKFKVEYHAGGATQNSIKIAQWMIQDPHNVGTFFGCIGKDKFGEILKQKAKEAHINAQYYEQEEEPTGTCAACITGDNRSLVANLAAANCYKKDKHLDLEENWELVEKAKVYYIAGFFLTVSLESILKVAKHASENNKLFCLNLSAPFICQFFKDNLMQVMPYVDVLFGNETEAAAFAKEQDFETKDIKEIAKKAQALPKVNTKRQRIVVLTQGKDDTVMALSDKIETFPVLKIDPKDIVDTNGAGDAFVGGFLSELVQEKALDQCVKAAHYAANVIIRRAGCTFPDKPDFN, encoded by the exons ATGGCTTCAGAAGAacccaaagcaaagaaagctAAActttcagaggaggagaagacggAGTCTCCGACCAAAGAGGCTCCAGCCAAACTAAG CCCTAATTCACTCTTTGGGATGGGAAACCCCTTACTGGACATAAGTGCTGTTGTGGACAAAGACTTCTTGGACAA GTACACTCTGAAACCCAATGACCAGATCCTGGctgaggacaaacacaaagcact ATTTGAAGAGCTGGTGAAGAAGTTCAAAGTTGAGTACCACGCTGGAGGAGCCACACAGAACTCCATAAAGATTGCACAG TGGATGATACAAGACCCTCATAACGTGGGCACATTCTTTGGCTGCATTGGCAAAGACAAGTTTGGAGAGATCCTGAAGCAAAAGGCTAAGGAGGCCCACATCAATGCTCAGTACTacgagcaggaggaagagcccACAGGGACATGTGCAGCGTGCATCACTGGTGACAACAG GTCTCTGGTAGCCAACCTAGCTGCTGCTAACTGTTATAAGAAGGATAAACATCTAGACCTGGAAGAGAACTGGGAGCTGGTAGAAAAAGCTAAAGTTTACTATATCGCT GGTTTCTTCCTGACTGTCTCTTTGGAGTCCATCCTAAAAGTGGCAAAGCACGCCTCTGAAAATAACAAGCTGTTTTGCTTGAACCTCTCTGCACCCTTCATCTGCCAGTTCTTCAAGGATAACCTCATGCAAGTGATGCCCTACGTCGACGTGCTGTTCGGCAATGAGACG gaggCAGCAGCTTTTGCTAAAGAGCAAGACTTTGAA ACCAAGGACATTAAGGAAATTGCCAAGAAAGCCCAGGCACTACCCAAAGtcaacacaaagagacagaggatCGTGGTTTTGACTCAGGGGAAGGATGACACTGTTATGGCCCTAA GTGACAAAATTGAGACTTTCCCTGTACTGAAGATCGACCCCAAGGACATTGTGGACACAAACGGTGCAGGGGATGCCTTTGTAGGAG GTTTTCTGTCCGAGCTTGTCCAGGAAAAAGCTTTGGACCAGTGTGTAAAGGCGGCACACTACGCTGCAAATGTCATCATCAGGCGAGCAGGTTGCACCTTCCCAGATAAACCAGACTTCAACTGA